In a single window of the Salvelinus namaycush isolate Seneca chromosome 6, SaNama_1.0, whole genome shotgun sequence genome:
- the LOC120049399 gene encoding protein Wnt-16-like — translation MERRSGCGVHQICFLFLLLFSLYPVCCRASWMWLGITSVGVPEKLGCANLPLTHKQKDLCKRKPHLLPSIKDGARIGIAECQTQFEHERWNCSTTKELSVFGYELTSGTKETAFIHAVMAAGLVQAVTRSCSAGNMTECGCDTSLQGTGSPSEGWHWGGCSDHIQYGTWFSRKFIDNAVKNMSSARGGDALLTMNEHNSEAGRQAVAKTMATDCRCHGVSGSCAVKTCWRTMASFERVGNFLKERYEGSVQVLDRSKRKVRRKEKDQRRVPIGKEELIFLNKSPNYCLEDRRWGVAGTRGRRCNRTSAGPDGCNLLCCGRGYNTHVVRHVERCECKFVWCCYVRCQKCESMNDMHTCK, via the exons ATGGAGAGAAGAAGCGGCTGTGGAGTACATCAGATCTGCTTTCTGTTTCTCTTACTGTTTTCACTGTATCCTGTCTGCTGTCGAGCCAGTTGGAT GTGGTTGGGAATAACCTCCGTGGGAGTACCGGAGAAGCTGGGCTGTGCCAATCTCCCGCTGACGCACAAGCAGAAGGACCTGTGCAAGAGAAAGCCCCATCTCCTTCCAAGCATCAAGGACGGCGCGCGCATCGGCATCGCGGAGTGCCAGACGCAGTTCGAGCACGAGCGGTGGAACTGTTCTACCACCAAAGAGCTCTCTGTGTTCGGCTACGAGCTAACCAGTG GGACCAAGGAGACGGCGTTTATCCACGCGGTGATGGCGGCGGGGCTGGTCCaggcagtgactcgctcctgcagtgCGGGCAACATGACGGAGTGCGGCTGTGACACCAGCCTGCAGGGCACAGGCTCGCCCAGCGAAGGGTGGCACTGGGGCGGCTGCTCAGACCATATCCAGTACGGTACATGGTTCAGCAGGAAGTTCATAGATAATGCAGTGAAGAATATGTCCTCAGCCAGGGGAGGGGATGCACTGCTCACCATGAACGAGCACAACAGTGAAGCCGGGAGACAG GCCGTCGCCAAGACGATGGCCACCGACTGCCGTTGCCACGGCGTGTCGGGCTCGTGCGCCGTGAAGACGTGCTGGCGCACCATGGCGTCGTTTGAGCGCGTGGGCAACTTCCTGAAGGAGCGTTACGAGGGAAGCGTGCAGGTGCTGGACCGCTCCAAGAGGAaggtgaggaggaaggagaaggaccAGCGCCGCGTGCCCATCGGGAAGGAAGAACTTATCTTCCTCAACAAGTCTCCTAACTACTGTCTGGAGGACCGGCGCTGGGGCGTGGCGGGCACTAGAGGGCGCCGGTGTAACCGCACCTCGGCCGGCCCCGACGGGTGTAACCTGCTCTGCTGCGGTCGGGGGTATAATACGCACGTGGTTCGCCACGTAGAGAGGTGCGAGTGTAAGTTTGTGTGGTGTTGCTATGTGAGGTGTCAGAAGTGTGAGAGCATGAACGACATGCACACCTGTAAATAG